One window of Flavobacteriales bacterium genomic DNA carries:
- a CDS encoding D-2-hydroxyacid dehydrogenase: protein MRVHANDGISAPAKEQLLTEGFTITTDFVPQEELIAYINKEKVDALLVRSATKVRKDLIDACPNLKFIARGGVGMDNIDVTYAKGKGIRVVNTPASSSISVAELVMAHLYSLTRDLCKANRRMPSEGCTAFAEMKKEYGKGAELRGKTLGIIGFGRIGKWVARYAIGNGMKVVYADNNATVDHLEVPFNGETVRVGVKMLSLEELLAKSDAITLHVPSKADGTPVLGADEFAKMKPGVILVNTARGNSIDEDALIAALKSGKVKSAGLDVYMNEPTPRADIMSLQNVSLSPHIGAATLEAQERIGGELAELLMAWREEVTVGRG from the coding sequence ATGCGTGTACACGCCAACGACGGCATTTCCGCCCCCGCCAAGGAACAGCTCCTTACCGAGGGCTTTACGATCACCACCGACTTCGTGCCCCAGGAGGAATTGATCGCCTACATCAACAAGGAGAAGGTGGACGCCCTGCTGGTGCGCAGCGCCACCAAGGTGCGCAAGGACCTCATAGACGCCTGCCCGAACCTGAAGTTCATCGCCCGCGGCGGTGTGGGCATGGACAACATCGACGTGACCTACGCCAAGGGCAAGGGTATCCGTGTGGTGAACACCCCGGCCAGCAGCAGCATCAGCGTGGCCGAACTGGTGATGGCGCACCTCTACAGCTTGACGCGCGACCTCTGCAAAGCCAACCGCCGCATGCCCTCCGAGGGTTGCACCGCCTTCGCCGAAATGAAGAAGGAATACGGCAAGGGTGCGGAGCTGCGGGGCAAGACCCTGGGCATCATCGGTTTCGGCCGCATCGGCAAGTGGGTGGCACGCTACGCGATCGGCAACGGCATGAAAGTGGTGTACGCCGACAACAATGCCACGGTGGACCATCTGGAGGTGCCCTTCAACGGTGAAACCGTCCGCGTGGGCGTCAAGATGCTTTCCTTGGAGGAACTCCTTGCCAAGAGCGATGCCATCACGCTGCACGTACCATCGAAGGCTGACGGCACGCCGGTGCTCGGTGCGGATGAATTCGCGAAGATGAAGCCCGGCGTGATCTTAGTGAACACCGCCCGCGGCAACTCGATCGATGAGGATGCCTTGATCGCCGCCCTGAAAAGCGGAAAGGTGAAGTCCGCCGGCCTGGACGTGTACATGAACGAACCTACCCCACGTGCCGACATAATGAGCCTTCAGAACGTAAGCCTCAGTCCGCACATCGGCGCGGCCACGTTGGAAGCGCAGGAGCGCATCGGCGGTGAACTGGCCGAACTGCTGATGGCCTGGCGCGAGGAGGTGACCGTGGGCCGCGGATGA